A segment of the Desulfuromonas acetoxidans DSM 684 genome:
ATGGTTTGGTCGTGGGTCTGAATGGTACCGGTGACAGTTCCAGTACCGAATTTACCATCCAATCTCTCGTCAATATGATGGAACGGCTTGGCATGCGTGTAGAACGCGATAAGGTCAAAGTTGATAACGTTGCCGCTGTCATGGTGACCGCCGAACTGCCGGCATTTGCCAAAGCCGGTAGTGCCATTGATGTGCTGGTCTCCTCCATCGGTGATGCTGACAGCCTGGTGGGCGGCACGTTATTGATGACGCCGCTCAAAGCTCCGGACGGTAATGTCTATGCGGTTGCTCAGGGGGCTCTTGCTGTTGGTGCACTCTCTTTTGGCGGTAAAGCCGCCAAGGTGCAGAAGAATCATCCGACGGTGGGGCGTATCCCTTCCGGTGCGATCGTAGAACGGGAAGTTCCTTTCCGGTTACCTGAAAATCGTGCCCTTAATTACCGCCTGCGCACCGCTGATTTTACCACAGTGAGCCGTATGGCCGATGTTGTGAATGGCTATTTCGGCCAACCTCTGGCACATGCCCTTGATAGTGGTTCTCTGCAGGTGATCGTGGCCGATGAGTATGCCGACTCACTGGTTGAATTTATTGCCCGGGTCGAGCATCTGGAAGTTCAGCCGGATATGATTGCCAAGATCATTGTTAATGAACGCAGTGGCACCATTGTTATGGGGGAACATGTCCGTCTGTCGACGGTTGCCGTGTCCCACGGTAACCTCAACTTGGTCATCAATGACTCGGCACTGGTTTCCCAACCGTCGCCTCTTTCTGAAACTGGGAACACTGTTGAAGTGCCGCAAACCGATATCAGCGTGTCCGAAGATCGCGGCAACCTAGTCGTCTTGCCGATGGGGGTTAGTATCGGCGATGTGGCCCGTGCCCTCAATGCCATTGGCGCGACACCTCGTGACCTGATTGCAATTTTCCAGGCGATCAAAGCTGCCGGGGCCTTGCATGCCGAGTTGGAGATTCTTTAAACGGTTCTCACCACGGTGGACTAAACGAAAAGAGGGGGGCTTGTCTGTTGCAGACAAGCTCCCTTTGTTGTTATCGGCCGTAATTGTCTTCGAAACGAACGATGTCATCTTCCCCCAAGTAACTTCCCGATTGAATTTCGATCAATTCCAGAGGAATTTTGCCGGGATTTTCCAGGCGGTGCCTGGTTCCCAGAGGGATGTAGGTTGACTGGTTTTCCGTCAAAGTCAGAACCTCATCGCCGCGGGTGATTTTTGCCGTGCCCTTGACGATCACCCAGTGTTCGGCACGATGATGGTGCATTTGCAATGACAGACTGGCGCCGGGCTTCACCGTAATGTGCTTGACCTGAAACCTGTCAGCATGGTCGATACTTTCGTACCACCCCCACGGTCTGGCCACTTTTTGCGGTGTGTCGGCTTCCGCGCGGCCCAGGCTGGTCAGTTGCTGGACGATCTGCTTGATCTCCTGTGCTCTGTCGCGATGGGCGACCAGGATGGCATCCGAGGTTTCGACGATGATCAGGTTATCCACGCCCACAGCACTGAGCAGGCGGCTGGTGCCGTGCAGGTAGCTGTTGCTGACATCGTGGGTCAGCACATCACCTCGAATGACATTGTTGTGGTGATCTTTGTCACCGATCTCCCACAAGCTGGACCAGGAGCCGACGTCGTTCCATCCGGCATCCAACGGCACGACAATGGCATCCGAGACCTTTTCCATCACCGCATAGTCAATGGAGATACTGGTGCAATCAGCAAAGGCTTCCGCGCCAACACGGACGAAGTCCAAATCTTTCTGTGCCGCGCGCAGCGCCTTGTGGCAGCAGGTCACAATCTCTGGCTCGAAACGCTCAAGTTCTTCAAGATAGCGGGCTGCTTGAAACATAAACATGCCACTGTTCCAATAGTAATCGCCGCTATCCACGTAGTCTTGGGCCGTGGGCAAGTCGGGTTTTTCAACAAAAGAGTTGATGGTGAAAACAGGCAGCGGGGATGTTTGGATCGATGTGCCCTTTTGGATGTAGCCATAGCCGGTCTCCGGGCAGGTCGGAACAATGCCGAATGTGGCCAGCATCCCTTGCTCAACATGATCACTCAGGGCTTTGATTGCATCGCACAGTGCTTCGGGATGGGCAATGCTGTGATCGGCCGGCAAGACCAGCAGCGTCGCCTTTGTGTCCACCTTCAAAGCCTGCAGGGCTGCCAGAGCCACTGCCGGTGCTGTGTTTCTGCCAACAGGCTCCAGCAGAATTGCCGACGGTTGTTGATCGATCTGGCGCAGTTGTTCAGCGACCATGAAGCGATGCTCTTCATTGCAGACGACAATGGGCGCCGCAACCCCATCAAGACCTGATAAGCGTAGAGCGGTCTGTTGCAACATGGTTTTCTGGTCCGTTAACGGTAACAGCTGTTTGGGGTGAACGGAGCGGGACAGGGGCCACAACCGGGTTCCGGAGCCGCCCGACAGAAGTACGGGGATAATCATAAAAAGGTCCTTTATCGTCCTTGCTCAAAGGGGTGCATTGCCTAGCAGGGTGTTGAAAAAGTCCCATCCGGGGCCTTTTCAGCGACGCAAGTCGAAAATGCGATTTCCGTCTTGCTTACAAAATCAAGCACTTGAAAACATGTCCTTGATTTTGGTCGCCCGTCCATGGGCTCCATAGGCTGTTTTTCAACAGCCTGCTAGGGTGTTATTTTTTTGTAGAGGTTAGCATACTCTGATTTTTTCGCCTGATAAAATCAGCGTGAATATTGGTTTTTCGAGCGATGGGAATACTCATCGTCGTAACTCTGGAGGTGTTTTGGACGGTTGAAATGGTCTTTTTTTCTAAAGACTTGGCTGTCACACCCGATAAGAGCAATGACAGTAAACGATTTCACACGAGAGGCTATTATGAATCTCCATGTCGACCCACGCATGTACACCGATCAAACCAACAACCTGACCAATACCTCTTCCTCCCAGCAGGGCCATCAGTTGGAAAAAACCTGTGAGGAGTTTGAAGCCGTGATGGTTCAGATGATGTTCAAAGCTATGCGTGGCGCCCAGCCCGAGGGCGGTCTGGTCGAAAAAGATAACGCCAGCGAGATCTATCAGGATCTTTTCGATGGTGAAGTTGCTCGGGAGATGGCTCACAACCAGAGCATGGGAATTGGCAGCAAGCTTTATGAGCAGCTTTCAAAAGAGTAGTGTGACGTTTCTGTTGCGATGTCAAAATTTCGATTTCCGCGCAAAAATATGATTTAAAAGGTGTTCTTCCTGAGCACTTCGGCTCTCTTTGTTAATGCGATTATGTGTGGTGATTCTGCGGTTGGTGCTGTTGCTGCACCTGTGGGCTGAAAAAGCGCATGTTTTTTATAAAAGCGATTGTTTTCGCTAAAGTTCTGCGCCAAACCCGACGATAAAATAGCCAAGTAAAAAAGAAGATAGTTCTTTTTTCCACTATGTTACAAAGGGGTTCATCATGACAACAGCACTGCCGATCCAGTTTACATCAGAGTTTACGACCGTGCCGCTGTTGTCCGCGTCGCCGAGGCCGACAGCTTCAGGACGGCACGGATTGAGCCGTTCCGAGCGAGGCATGATTAAAAATGCCGTCGTTGGGATTGTTCAACAGCAACGTTCAGTGTTGAACATGTTGTGTGGTCATGGTGAAATCTCTGAAGAGACCATTGAAACACTGGTCGGCGAAGAGGGCTATTTCGGCCCGGAATCCTGTGCCCAGCGTATGGTTGAGCAGTTGACACAACTGATGCAACGCGACCTGGAGTTCTCTTCCCTGATCGCCAACGAAGTGATCGACTGCTGCCGCCGTTTTCAATACGGCAATGGTCATGAGCTT
Coding sequences within it:
- a CDS encoding flagellar basal body P-ring protein FlgI, which produces MTKRVHIVIIALVLFSLSCSTGLASRIKDLADIEGVRTNQLVGYGLVVGLNGTGDSSSTEFTIQSLVNMMERLGMRVERDKVKVDNVAAVMVTAELPAFAKAGSAIDVLVSSIGDADSLVGGTLLMTPLKAPDGNVYAVAQGALAVGALSFGGKAAKVQKNHPTVGRIPSGAIVEREVPFRLPENRALNYRLRTADFTTVSRMADVVNGYFGQPLAHALDSGSLQVIVADEYADSLVEFIARVEHLEVQPDMIAKIIVNERSGTIVMGEHVRLSTVAVSHGNLNLVINDSALVSQPSPLSETGNTVEVPQTDISVSEDRGNLVVLPMGVSIGDVARALNAIGATPRDLIAIFQAIKAAGALHAELEIL
- a CDS encoding mannose-1-phosphate guanylyltransferase/mannose-6-phosphate isomerase produces the protein MIIPVLLSGGSGTRLWPLSRSVHPKQLLPLTDQKTMLQQTALRLSGLDGVAAPIVVCNEEHRFMVAEQLRQIDQQPSAILLEPVGRNTAPAVALAALQALKVDTKATLLVLPADHSIAHPEALCDAIKALSDHVEQGMLATFGIVPTCPETGYGYIQKGTSIQTSPLPVFTINSFVEKPDLPTAQDYVDSGDYYWNSGMFMFQAARYLEELERFEPEIVTCCHKALRAAQKDLDFVRVGAEAFADCTSISIDYAVMEKVSDAIVVPLDAGWNDVGSWSSLWEIGDKDHHNNVIRGDVLTHDVSNSYLHGTSRLLSAVGVDNLIIVETSDAILVAHRDRAQEIKQIVQQLTSLGRAEADTPQKVARPWGWYESIDHADRFQVKHITVKPGASLSLQMHHHRAEHWVIVKGTAKITRGDEVLTLTENQSTYIPLGTRHRLENPGKIPLELIEIQSGSYLGEDDIVRFEDNYGR
- a CDS encoding rod-binding protein, which encodes MNLHVDPRMYTDQTNNLTNTSSSQQGHQLEKTCEEFEAVMVQMMFKAMRGAQPEGGLVEKDNASEIYQDLFDGEVAREMAHNQSMGIGSKLYEQLSKE